The following proteins come from a genomic window of Salvia hispanica cultivar TCC Black 2014 chromosome 4, UniMelb_Shisp_WGS_1.0, whole genome shotgun sequence:
- the LOC125222996 gene encoding receptor-like serine/threonine-protein kinase ALE2 isoform X1 codes for MLQFDNLLFFAPGSGLLLEARCRWCLLKQLLLFCCLLSFTDASVRHKMLKREALSPATTFFDASAMAELPLPDNNLLSSPKHHHNRLSPRGAPAQPPNFGHFEISTPPSNSGLSRPSMEKSGSAPPNNPPQPEPSTMPTGLSQPPLSPSLSSCCGPDMVLKRESQGCHCVYPIKLEILLLNVSAHPKWNLFLEQFASQLGLRVSQIELINFYIVGISGLNISMDITPHTGLSFSSKEAAGINSSLSTHRIRLDPAIVSDYKLLNITWFKPPLLPQAPDSDTAPSEAPPNLPSSPASVSPSKKVKHPSLILVIGLGAAILIIAVFTVVMLCFCVSRQGKHIESFKETAKQRTVGTVPAVGSLHHHPTSTRFLTYEELKEATNNFETTNILGEGGFGRVFKGVLSDGTAVAIKRLSSGGQQGDKEFLVEVEMLSRLHHRNLVKLVGYYSNRDSSQNLLCYELVPNGSLEAWLHGPLGLNCPLDWDTRMKIALDAARGLAYLHEDSQPCVIHRDFKASNILLENNFLAKVSDFGLAKQAPEGRANYLSTRVMGTFGYVAPEYAMTGHLLVKSDVYSYGVVLLELLTGRKPVDMSQPSGQENLVTWVSFSLHVSSPFQQHASRRHRYFAGGSTLDR; via the exons ATGTTGCAGTTTGATAATTTGCTGTTTTTCGCCCCGGGAAGCG GGTTGCTTTTGGAGGCTCGTTGTCGTTGGTGTCTCTTAAAACAGTTGCTTCTTTTCTGTTGTTTATTATCCTTCACGGATGCTAGTGTACGTCACAAAATGTTGAAAAGAGAAGCTTTATCACCAGCTACCACGTTTTTTGATGCCTCTGCGATGGCAGAACTGCCTCTACCAGACAACAATCTGCTTTCGTCGCCCAAACACCACCATAATCGTTTGAGCCCTCGTGGCGCACCTGCTCAACCTCCTAATTTTGGCCATTTTGAGATTTCTACCCCTCCTTCTAACTCCGGTTTGTCCAGACCTTCGATGGAGAAGAGTGGATCAGCGCCTCCGAACAATCCACCTCAACCTGAACCTAGCACTATGCCTACTGGTTTATCTCAGCCTCCATTATCTCCTAGCCTTTCta GTTGTTGTGGACCAGACATGGTACTCAAACGTGAGAGCCAGGGCTGCCATTGTGTGTATCCAATAAAGCTTGAAATTCTCCTCTTGAATGTTTCAGCCCATCCAAAATGGAATCTTTTTCTTGAACAGTTTGCTTCGCAGCTTGGTCTAAGAGTGTCACAGATTGAGCTCATTAACTTTTATATTGTTGGAATATCTGGTCTTAATATATCAATGGATATTACCCCACATACGGGTTTGAGTTTTTCTTCCAAAGAGGCTGCAGGAATAAACTCCTCATTGTCAACGCACAGAATCCGTCTTGATCCTGCAATAGTGAGTGACTATAAGCTTCTCAACATAACCTGGTTCAAGCCGCCCTTACTGCCTCAAG CGCCAGATTCTGACACAGCTCCATCAGAAGCACCGCCCAACCTTCCATCAAGTCCTGCTTCAGTTTCCCCTTCAAAGAAAGTTAAACATCCAAGTTTGATTCTTGTAATTGGACTTGGAGCTGCGATCCTGATAATTGCTGTGTTCACTGTGGTTATGCTTTGCTTCTGTGTATCTCGTCAAGGGAAGCATATTGAATCTTTCAAAGAAACTG CTAAACAAAGGACTGTTGGAACAGTTCCAGCAGTTGGATCACTTCACCACCACCCAACCAGCACACGGTTTCTCACCTATGAAGAACTGAAAGAGGCTACGAATAACTTTGAGACAACTAATATTCTTGGTGAGGGAGGCTTTGGGAGAGTATTTAAGGGTGTACTAAGTGATGGAACTGCCGTTGCCATAAAGAGACTAAGCAGTGGTGGACAGCAAGGGGATAAAGAGTTCTTGGTTGAGGTTGAGATGCTCAGTAGGCTGCATCACCGTAACTTGGTGAAACTTGTCGGATACTACAGCAACCGTGACTCCTCACAGAATCTACTTTGTTACGAGCTTGTTCCAAATGGCAGTTTGGAGGCTTGGCTTCATG GACCATTGGGACTAAACTGCCCTCTTGATTGGGACACAAGAATGAAAATTGCTCTTGATGCTGCCCGAGGACTTGCTTACTTGCATGAGGACTCTCAACCTTGCGTCATTCACAGAGATTTTAAGGCGTCAAATATATTGCTAGAGAACAACTTTCTTGCTAAAGTTTCAGATTTTGGCCTTGCGAAACAGGCCCCTGAAGGCAGGGCAAACTACCTCTCAACCCGTGTTATGGGAACTTTTGG GTATGTCGCCCCTGAATATGCTATGACCGGGCACCTACTGGTGAAGAGTGATGTTTACAGTTATGGTGTGGTTCTTCTTGAGTTGTTGACTGGAAGAAAACCTGTAGATATGTCACAGCCTTCCGGCCAGGAGAACCTTGTCACCTGGGTTAGTTTCTCACTCCATGTATCTTCCCCATTTCAACAACATGCTTCACGTAGACACCGTTATTTTGCAGGAGGTTCAACCCTTGATCGATAG
- the LOC125222996 gene encoding receptor-like serine/threonine-protein kinase ALE2 isoform X2 — MLQFDNLLFFAPGSGLLLEARCRWCLLKQLLLFCCLLSFTDASVRHKMLKREALSPATTFFDASAMAELPLPDNNLLSSPKHHHNRLSPRGAPAQPPNFGHFEISTPPSNSGLSRPSMEKSGSAPPNNPPQPEPSTMPTGLSQPPLSPSLSSCCGPDMVLKRESQGCHCVYPIKLEILLLNVSAHPKWNLFLEQFASQLGLRVSQIELINFYIVGISGLNISMDITPHTGLSFSSKEAAGINSSLSTHRIRLDPAIVSDYKLLNITWFKPPLLPQAPDSDTAPSEAPPNLPSSPASVSPSKKVKHPSLILVIGLGAAILIIAVFTVVMLCFCVSRQGKHIESFKETVPAVGSLHHHPTSTRFLTYEELKEATNNFETTNILGEGGFGRVFKGVLSDGTAVAIKRLSSGGQQGDKEFLVEVEMLSRLHHRNLVKLVGYYSNRDSSQNLLCYELVPNGSLEAWLHGPLGLNCPLDWDTRMKIALDAARGLAYLHEDSQPCVIHRDFKASNILLENNFLAKVSDFGLAKQAPEGRANYLSTRVMGTFGYVAPEYAMTGHLLVKSDVYSYGVVLLELLTGRKPVDMSQPSGQENLVTWVSFSLHVSSPFQQHASRRHRYFAGGSTLDR, encoded by the exons ATGTTGCAGTTTGATAATTTGCTGTTTTTCGCCCCGGGAAGCG GGTTGCTTTTGGAGGCTCGTTGTCGTTGGTGTCTCTTAAAACAGTTGCTTCTTTTCTGTTGTTTATTATCCTTCACGGATGCTAGTGTACGTCACAAAATGTTGAAAAGAGAAGCTTTATCACCAGCTACCACGTTTTTTGATGCCTCTGCGATGGCAGAACTGCCTCTACCAGACAACAATCTGCTTTCGTCGCCCAAACACCACCATAATCGTTTGAGCCCTCGTGGCGCACCTGCTCAACCTCCTAATTTTGGCCATTTTGAGATTTCTACCCCTCCTTCTAACTCCGGTTTGTCCAGACCTTCGATGGAGAAGAGTGGATCAGCGCCTCCGAACAATCCACCTCAACCTGAACCTAGCACTATGCCTACTGGTTTATCTCAGCCTCCATTATCTCCTAGCCTTTCta GTTGTTGTGGACCAGACATGGTACTCAAACGTGAGAGCCAGGGCTGCCATTGTGTGTATCCAATAAAGCTTGAAATTCTCCTCTTGAATGTTTCAGCCCATCCAAAATGGAATCTTTTTCTTGAACAGTTTGCTTCGCAGCTTGGTCTAAGAGTGTCACAGATTGAGCTCATTAACTTTTATATTGTTGGAATATCTGGTCTTAATATATCAATGGATATTACCCCACATACGGGTTTGAGTTTTTCTTCCAAAGAGGCTGCAGGAATAAACTCCTCATTGTCAACGCACAGAATCCGTCTTGATCCTGCAATAGTGAGTGACTATAAGCTTCTCAACATAACCTGGTTCAAGCCGCCCTTACTGCCTCAAG CGCCAGATTCTGACACAGCTCCATCAGAAGCACCGCCCAACCTTCCATCAAGTCCTGCTTCAGTTTCCCCTTCAAAGAAAGTTAAACATCCAAGTTTGATTCTTGTAATTGGACTTGGAGCTGCGATCCTGATAATTGCTGTGTTCACTGTGGTTATGCTTTGCTTCTGTGTATCTCGTCAAGGGAAGCATATTGAATCTTTCAAAGAAACTG TTCCAGCAGTTGGATCACTTCACCACCACCCAACCAGCACACGGTTTCTCACCTATGAAGAACTGAAAGAGGCTACGAATAACTTTGAGACAACTAATATTCTTGGTGAGGGAGGCTTTGGGAGAGTATTTAAGGGTGTACTAAGTGATGGAACTGCCGTTGCCATAAAGAGACTAAGCAGTGGTGGACAGCAAGGGGATAAAGAGTTCTTGGTTGAGGTTGAGATGCTCAGTAGGCTGCATCACCGTAACTTGGTGAAACTTGTCGGATACTACAGCAACCGTGACTCCTCACAGAATCTACTTTGTTACGAGCTTGTTCCAAATGGCAGTTTGGAGGCTTGGCTTCATG GACCATTGGGACTAAACTGCCCTCTTGATTGGGACACAAGAATGAAAATTGCTCTTGATGCTGCCCGAGGACTTGCTTACTTGCATGAGGACTCTCAACCTTGCGTCATTCACAGAGATTTTAAGGCGTCAAATATATTGCTAGAGAACAACTTTCTTGCTAAAGTTTCAGATTTTGGCCTTGCGAAACAGGCCCCTGAAGGCAGGGCAAACTACCTCTCAACCCGTGTTATGGGAACTTTTGG GTATGTCGCCCCTGAATATGCTATGACCGGGCACCTACTGGTGAAGAGTGATGTTTACAGTTATGGTGTGGTTCTTCTTGAGTTGTTGACTGGAAGAAAACCTGTAGATATGTCACAGCCTTCCGGCCAGGAGAACCTTGTCACCTGGGTTAGTTTCTCACTCCATGTATCTTCCCCATTTCAACAACATGCTTCACGTAGACACCGTTATTTTGCAGGAGGTTCAACCCTTGATCGATAG
- the LOC125221466 gene encoding gamma-cadinene synthase-like translates to MLMAKATPLNQLILIDTIERLGLAYLFETEIELKLKQIKHDDDLLHHSDLFTTALGFRLLRQHRHHISCDVFNKFVDKDGMFEEGDVEGMLSLYEAAHVRFNDEKILQEAADFTRHYLSSRKVELDSHLKDRVKRALERPLHRDVPIVYARIFISIYEKDPSRNELLLKLAKLNFNFLQMLYKKELSQLSRWWNEFDLKSKLPYIRDRLVEAYFWGVGYHYEPQYSHVRMGLTKCIQIIGMMDDTYDNYATLNEAQLFTEILDKWNMDEVDRLPEYMRTVYRFIMSTFEDYERDAPKLGKAFAIPYFIETVQQLGRAYNQELKWVMERKLPPFEDYVKNSEITSCIFILFAAIIPGFESLNQETIDWMKSEPKIAISTGLVGRYWDDIGSHHRESKGGQMLTAIDCYMKQHSVTKQETLSEFAQRVEEAWMDVNKEWVETAFVPREIALQFLNYARLCDASYNHNNGDAKNN, encoded by the exons ATGCTAATGGCAAAAGCAACTCCTCTCAACCAATTGATATTAATCGACACGATTGAGCGGTTGGGATTGGCCTATCTTTTCGAGACCGAAATtgaactcaaactcaaacaaatcaaacatGATGACGACCTTCTTCACCATTCCGATTTATTCACTACAGCACTTGGATTTCGCTTGCTGAGGCAACACCGTCACCACATTTCTTGTG ATGTTTTCAACAAGTTTGTTGACAAGGATGGTATGTTCGAAGAAGGCGACGTTGAGGGAATGTTAAGCCTGTACGAAGCAGCTCATGTTCGATTTAACGACGAGAAGATACTACAAGAGGCTGCCGATTTCACAAGGCATTACTTGAGTAGTCGCAAAGTGGAGTTGGATTCTCACCTTAAAGATAGAGTGAAGCGGGCTTTGGAGCGCCCGCTTCATAGAGATGTTCCCATCGTCTACGCACGAATTTTCATCTctatatatgaaaaagatCCCTCAAGAAATGAACTTCTTCTCAAACTAGCTAAACTTAACTTCAACTTTTTGCAGATGTTATACAAGAAAGAACTCTCCCAACTCTCTAg GTGGTGGAATGAATTTGATCTGAAATCGAAATTACCATATATAAGAGATCGATTGGTGGAGGCCTATTTTTGGGGTGTTGGATACCATTATGAACCTCAGTACTCTCATGTTCGAATGGGACTAACCAAATGCATacaaattattggaatgatgGATGATACATATGATAATTATGCTACACTCAATGAAGCTCAACTTTTTACTGAAATCTTAGACAA GTGGAATATGGATGAAGTTGATCGACTCCCGGAATACATGAGAACTGTTTATCGTTTTATCATGAGTACATTCGAAGATTATGAACGCGACGCACCCAAACTTGGGAAAGCCTTTGCAATTCCTTATTTCATAGAAACC GTGCAACAACTTGGAAGGGCTTACAATCAAGAGCTAAAGTGGGTTATGGAGAGAAAACTGCCTCCTTTTGAAGACTATGTTAAAAACTCAGAGATAACCAGCTGCATTTTTATCTTGTTTGCTGCTATTATTCCTGGTTTCGAATCTCTAAATCAAGAAACAATTGATTGGATGAAGAGTGAGCCCAAAATCGCGATATCAACGGGTTTGGTCGGTAGATATTGGGACGACATAGGCTCTCATCAT CGCGAGAGCAAAGGAGGGCAAATGTTGACTGCGATCGATTGCTACATGAAACAACATAGTGTAACGAAGCAAGAGACGCTATCAGAGTTTGCGCAACGAGTTGAGGAAGCATGGATGGATGTGAACAAGGAATGGGTCGAGACAGCATTCGTGCCTCGAGAAATCGCCCTTCAATTTCTCAACTATGCTCGACTGTGCGATGCTAGTTACAATCACAATAATGGAGACGCAAAGAACAAC